From Anopheles coluzzii chromosome 3, AcolN3, whole genome shotgun sequence, the proteins below share one genomic window:
- the LOC120959014 gene encoding NADH dehydrogenase [ubiquinone] 1 beta subcomplex subunit 10, translating into MPEAPARNPLDSFLNAVQATIDGPVTWFREKIVEPNRQTYPWYHQKFRRVPSIDQCYTDDAVCIFEANQQFKRDKMVDNEILAILRQRFEDCVLYEQPDHERKCRSLLDTYEKAAENWFIKYGDLGGYANAKTAYMKQKHRMIWERRHGPVGTGMKTVDGEGDVASEH; encoded by the exons ATGCCGGAGGCTCCAGCTCGCAATCCGCTCGACAGCTTCCTGAACGCTGTTCAAGCCACCATCGATGGACCCGTAACTTGGTTCCGGG AGAAAATCGTCGAACCTAACCGGCAAACGTACCCGTGGTATCACCAGAAGTTCCGCCGTGTACCCTCCATCGACCAGTGCTACACCGACGATGCGGTCTGCATTTTCGAGGCGAACCAACAGTTTAAGCGCGACAA GATGGTCGACAATGAAATTCTAGCCATTTTGCGCCAACGCTTCGAGGACTGCGTGCTGTACGAGCAGCCGGACCATGAGCGCAAGTGCCGTTCGCTGCTGGACACGTACGAAAAGGCGGCCGAGAACTGGTTCATCAAGT ATGGTGATCTCGGTGGTTATGCGAATGCAAAGACGGCGTACATGAAGCAGAAGCATCGCATGATTTGGGAAAGACGCCACGGACCGGTCGGAACCGGCATGAAAACGGTCGACGGAGAGGGCGATGTTGCCAGTGAACACTAG